The Bdellovibrionales bacterium genome segment CCAAACGGCTTGATATCAGACCAAAAATCGGTTTGCGTACAAAATTGATTACGCAGGGATCAGGCCGTTGGGTAGAATCCTCGGGAGCAAGGTCAAAATTTGGTCTCACTCCTTCGGAGATTGTCAATTGTGTGGATAAGCTGAAAGCAGAAGGCATGTTGGATTCCTTGGCCCTCCTCCACTACCATATCGGCTCCCAAATTCCCTCCATTCAAGCCGTCAAGGCCTCGATGAAAGAGGGAGCCCGTCTCTTTACCGAGCTTTATGCCTTAGGAGCAACTCCGACTTACATAGACGTCGGGGGTGGACTCGGCGTTGACTACGATGGATCTGGAAAAAGTGAAAGTTCGACAAATTACAGTGAACAAGAATATGCCAATGATATCGTCTCGATTCTTCAATCCGTATGCGATGAAAAAAATGTTCCACACCCTCATATTGTCACAGAATCAGGAAGGGCCACTGTGGCTCACGGAGCCGTGCTCGTCTTTGATGTCTTAGGACTCAATGAGGTCGCCAAAAAGGACGTCTCGCCTGTTGAAAAGGGAAAAGACAGTCGCCTTGTCGAGGAACTCTGGGAGATTTATCAAAATTTAAACGAGCAAAATCTCAACGAATTTTACAACGATTTGATTGAGAAGAAGCGAGATACTCTCCAGCTTTTCACCTACGGAGTTCTCAGTCTCGAACAACGAGCTAAAGCTGAGGATCTCTGTTGGGCAATCACCACGAAAATGGCTCAGTTGGCAAAGCGGACCGGAGATGACGAGATTCGCTACGAACTGGAGGCCGAACTCTCTGACACCTATTTTTGCAATTTTTCTGTGTTCCAATCACTTCCCGATTCGTGGGCCCTCGGTCAGATTTTTCCGGTCATGCCAATCCACCGCCATACCGAAAAGCCCGACCGACGCGCTGTACTCGTTGACCTTACTTGTGATTCGGACGGAAAAATTGCAGAGTTTATTGACGTCAGTACTGGCGATACCCAAAAATATTTGGAAGTTCACTCCTTAAAAGAATCTGAGCCCTATTATATCGGCGCTTTCCTGTGTGGAGCCTACCAAGAAATTTTGGGTGACCTTCATAATCTTTTTGGTGATACGGATACCGTTCATGTGTCCATTCATGAGAATGGCTACAATCTCGATCATGTGGTCGAAGGAGACTCCGTTGCTGAAGTGCTATCCTTCGTAGAATACAATAAGAGCGAGCTCGTCGAAAAATTAAGGCAGTTTACGGAGGCTGCCATTACTGAAGGCCGCCTCACCCGACAAGAAGCCCGCTTGCTGATGAAAAACTATGAGGTTGGATTGTCGGGATACACTTATCTTGAGGACCCCGAATGAGCTTTGATATTGGGATGCGCTTTTTTATGAGCCAAACCCATCCGTTTTAAAAAACTCAGACATGCCTGGGATCAAAAGCGTTTCTAACACCCTCTCCAATGAGATTCAGAACCGTCAGCGTGATGATCATGGCTGCCGAAGGAAAGGCAGCGAGCCACCAGGCAATTGTGAAGTAACTGTTGGCTTGCTGAAGTAATTCTCCCCAACTTGGCGTGGGCGGGGGCAGTCCGAATCCCAAATAATCGAGAGCCGCTAAGGAATAGACATTTCCCGCAATCGAAAAAGGTGAAAATGTTAAAATTGGCCCCAAGGCGTTGGGCAGCACGTGTTTAAACATCACCTGCCAAGACGACAACCCCAGCGCACGACCCGCTTCCACGAATTCTCGTTTTCGCAATTTTAAAAACTCGGCCCTCACATAAAGTGAAATTAACATCCAACCAAATACTGAGGTAAAAATCACGAGTGTCCAAAGTCCAGCTCCAAAAATGGAGACGAGAGTAATAAGTAAAATAAACACAGGAACTGACTCAAATACTTCGACCACCCTCTGTCCGATCAGATCGCTCTTGCCCCCCATGAAGCCCATGATGGATCCAAAAATAACACCTAAAAAATATGAAAAAAACCAAGCCAAAACGGAAAACCCGATGCTGTATCGAAATCCATAGATCAGGCGAGACAAAACATCGCGACCGCGATCGTCAGTCCCAAACCAGTTCTGTGAGGTCGGTGGCGCTGGATAAGATGCTAATCCATTATTTGATTCCAGAGGATCCCAACGAACCAATGGCCAAACGACCCAATCATCAAAGCTCATTTCCAACCGACGATAATTAGTCACGTAAATATCTGTTTGGCCAAATTCTGTTGGATGATAGGTTTTGAAAACTGGGAAATACAAATGCCCGCGATATTTCATTGCTATGGGTTTGGAATTAGACCAAATTTCGGCCGTCAAACTCAAGAACAACAAAAATCCCAAAACCCAAATTGAAACAACCGAGCGCCTCATCTGCTTGAAGCGCCTCCACCGCTTTAAAGTGAGCTCGTTTTGTATATACCGCTCAATCATCATGAGAAATCAATCCTTGGATCAATAAGGGTGTAGCTAAGATCACTGAGGAATCGACCCACTAGCATCAAGATGCTCTGAAAAAAGATCAGGCCCATGATCACATTGTAGTCTCGATCAAGAGCTGCCTTGTAACTCAATAGACCCATCCCATCCAAATTAAATACTTGTTCGATTACAACCGAACCGGCAAAGAAAAAGCCCAAAAAGGACGCTAAGCCTGTGGCAATTGGAATCAAGGCATTTCTCAAGGCATGTTTGTAAACGACTGACTTCTCAGCTAGCCCCTTCGCTCGCGCCGTTCGTACGTAATCCAGTCTAATTTCATCTAAAAGAGAGTTTTTCATTAAAAAGGTCAGAACAGTGAAGTTTCCAATGACATAACAGATGAGCGGCAAAATAAAATGGCGACATCGGTCTATTAATTGATCCCACACGCCCATTTCCAAGTAATTGTCAGAATAGAGATCTCCCAGAGGGAACAAATCCAGAAAAGCCCCTCCGGCCAGATAAACCCTCAATAAAATGGCTAAAATCAAAGGCGGTATAGAATAAAGGATCATAAGAAAAAAACTGGAGATCACATCAAATTTTGAACCGTCCCGAATCGCCTTCGCAATTCCCAAAGGAACGCAAACAAAGTAGGTCATTAAGAGCGATATAATTCCAAATTGCAAAGAAACAGGAAATTTGCTTGCTATGACAGAAGTTACAGGCTCTTCGTAGCTAAAACTTTCTCCAAAATTAAGAGTGATAATGTTTTTAAGCCACAATCCATAGCGAACGTAAACGGGCTTATCGAAACCATATTGCTTTTTTAAGGCCTCTACTACTTGAGATGAAACTCCAAGCTCAGAAGTCTGATTGGATCCACCACCTCCCATAGCCCCACCGAACCTCATCTTCATTATCTTCTGTTCGACAGGACTTCCAGGCGCCAAATTAATAATAGCAAAAGAGAGGAGAGTTATTCCTATCAGGGTTGGGATCATCATAAAGAAGCGACGAACGACGTACCTCAGCATGAAAACACCTCCGACCCAGGGGCCGAGACACACAGGCCAATTTTACCAACTGCCTAATCCTTTCGAATCCACCATGTTTCAATCCCAACTCCAAAGGAATAAGCAGGTTTCTCCATTTTCATCTTAGAGGTGTGGGCGTAAAGGAAGGACTTGTTGTTAAATAAAAAAGCATACGGAGCATCGTCTGCGATTTTTTCATAAATCTCTTGATAGATTTTGATCCTTTTCGCTCGATCCAGTTCCTGGCGACCCAAATCAATCAATTTATCTACTTCAGGATTTTTGTAATTGATGAAATTAGAGCCACCGGCTTGAGCACTTTCTGAGTGCCAAATTTGCTTCGGATCATTGTCAACGCTCCCCCCTCCCCATCCGAGGCTTACGGCATCAAACTTCCGCTCATCCAGGGCCTTCACGAAGCTATTCCATTCAACCAGCTTTATCTCCATGTTAATTCCAGACTTTTTGAGGTCCTCCTTGTAGATCGTCATATATTTTTCAGCGTCTTTGCTCGCCATCATCAAAGTAAATTTAAACGGAACAAGCTTCCCATCAATCTTTTTTTCAAGAATGCCATCTTTGTCCAAATCATCCCAACCCTGCTTCTTCAGGAGAGCCACGGCTTTGTCTGAATTGTACAAAATTGGTTTCACTGAAGGATTTGCGTAGGGACTTTGCTGATACCAGGGACCTGTCGCCAAAAGAGATAATCCAAACCGAAATTTTTCAATCATCAATTCCCGGTTCATGAGATGGGCCATCGCAATTCGAACATCTCGTTCCTTAAATAAAGGACTCGAGAAATTCCAACCGACAAATCCATAAGGGCGAGGACCTTGGTGATCAACTTTCTTTTTAATCGCCGTTTTTCCCCATGGCTGATGATTTGTCTTCTGAACATAGGCCTCGGGAGTAATTTCAGGGATGAGGTCAATTTCGCCCTTCTCCAGCCTAGCCAACTGAGCCATTTCCTCTTTGATAAACCGAAACTGAATTTTATCCCACTTGAACTGACCAGCATATCTTGGATCTGTATACCCCCACCAATTCGCGTTTCTCTTAAGAAGAATTCCTTTTCCTTTATCGTACTTTTCGAGCTGATAGGGGCCCGACCCAATTAAAATTTTCGTATTCTTTTGCGAAACATCTCCATAGATGTGCTCGGGAACAATGCTTAAAAATCCGCCGCTAGCCAATACCTTGAAGTTATTGAAATATTTTTTCTTTATTGAGAATTTGATCGTGTGTTCATCAACCACCTCAGCTTTCTCAATATTTTCAAAATAAGGTCGGATATGAGCCGTGTCGAATTTACTGTCTTTATCAGCCACAGCATCAAAACTAAATTTCACATCTTTCGCGGTGAGGGGTTTGCCATCGTGCCATTTCACATTTTTTCTCAAATGAAATACATACCACATCCCCTTGGGATCCTCTTCGTAGCTTTCGGCAAGGGCTGGATCCATTTCATTTGTTTCAACATTTGTCGTCATAAGGCCATCAATCACAAACTGAGAAACCTGGCTTGAATAGTTGTCCGTGCTCGTCAATGGATTGAGTTTTTCGGGCTCTGATTGGAGGACATAATAAAATGTGCCCCCGACGGGAGCCTTTACGTTGCCGAGAATTGGATTCTGAATTTTATTGCTCGTCGCAAATGCCTGTCCCAAAGTCAAAAAAATACCAATCGCAGACAACACCAGTATAAATATTTTCATAACTACTTCCCCCTCTTTCACCTGACTCACACAAGAAGCCATGCTGTTTCAATCTATCCGACACAAAAATTTTTTCAAGGCGATACAGACATGGTCGTAGGAATATTTAGGTTTTTATCGACTTAATGGTCGAATCAAGCCTATATTGATCCTCAATAAAATGAGGTTTAGTTACTATGTCCCAGAAACCCTGGTTTGCCAAAGGGCTGAAATTTGAATGTCAAGGGAGCGGAAACTGCTGTATTTCCCGAGGACAATACGGATTCGTTTATCTAACGAAGGAGGATCGGAAGCGCCTTGCTAAGATACTGGATCTGACTACCTCGGCTTTTGTAAAAAAATACTGCGATAAAAGTGATGGTTTCTTTCATCTCAAAGAAATTCAGAATAGACCGGAGTGCGTTTTTTTACTTAAAAACAAATGCAAGGTTTATAAAGCTCGACCCACTCAATGTCGCACCTGGCCTTTTTGGCCGGAGACCCTCTCTCCAAAGTCATGGAAAAAAGAAGTTGTCAATTTCTGTCCTGGAACTAACAAGGGTCAGGTCCACTCTGCTCACGAGATAAGAGAGCAGAGAGACCAACAGATTGAATGCGATCGCCAGTTGATCAGCGAGCGTACTTTTTCCTAAGACTCTCGCGAATCTCAGCTCCTTCAATGCTTAAACGGGTCCAAGGAATTGCCAACAGCCGATCAGGCTCAATCGCCTCTTCAGTCTCCTCGCAGATTCCATAGTTCCCACTTTCAATGCGAGACAAAGCAATCTCGATTTCCATGAGTTGCTTTCGCAGACGTTCCGTCATACTTAGGAACTCGCTCTCGGCCAGAGCCCTCATCGTCTGGTCTCCTTCGTCGCCCCCCCGATCCTCGGATGTATGCAGATCCATGCGAGCTTCCTTGACTCGATTCAAAAGCTCAGCTTTTGTCTCGAGTAATTTTCTTTTGCATTTGTTGATTAAATCACCTGATAGACTGCTCATTTTAGCTCCCCCCCTTGTATGCATTTCAGTGCCAAAATGGAACTGAACTATTTACACACAACCGCTGCTGTCTTGGCAAGATAAATTCTTACATGCTCTTAAATCTTTTAACTTCTCTACTTGCAAGAAAAATGACAGCCATGGAGCGTGCTGGCGAATTCTTGCTTCCCTTCCTTAAATCAAATTCCAATTTTTCATATTGCTGAAAAGCACATCGTCTCATAAAGAGAATCATTACAAAAAATATGCTTAATTTGTAGGCAGTTCATCCATAAATAACTAAAACAAATCTTCATTATTTATGAAGCGGCTTACTAAAATCCAATTCGACTCACAGTGACAGGACGCCACACTGCCGAATCGTGAACCCAAAAGGAGTTCCCAAAATCATCTTCTACTTGATACCAATCCTCTCGGCGATCAATTCGCTTGAATGGCCAATATTTATCAGCAGTCGCGTAGGCCGCTATAGGAAACTCTGTTCCGGGCCCAGCTCTAAGATTGGCAGTCTTTCCTCTCACTGAGACACACTGATACTGAGTCGTCACGAATCTCGCGGAGACCCAGTGTTGATCGCCATTTTGATCCTCCACCTTGTACCAAGCGCCCTTTTTTTCCAATCGAACAAGGGGAGTAAATTTTCCTACAGTCCACGTGATAGGGGAATTGGGATCCGGCGATGACCTCAAATTGGCCTCAACAACCTTGACACAAAGGCCTTGAGCCGTCGATGTCACAAAACAAAAAAAGTAAACTACAGCCTGCCACTTCACTGTTATCTCCTTCCCCTTGAGCCTAGCAAGTCTGGAAGGCTGATGCATCAATTCTTATCCACATTTTCTTTTAGCTTGATTGGACTGATATCTATGATTTCCCCCTCCCCTCGATTATGAGGCGAGGTTACCGATGATGACTTCTCCTCTTGGCGAAAATCCCAGGAAGCTCTGTAGATTTTAAACTCTCCACTTCGTACTTTTGATTCCACCGAGCGTTTAATGAGCACAACAATCACTCGTCTCGAAATCGGAAGCAACAGGAATAGGCCGAGGAAATCAGTTAAAAATCCAGGCGCAACAAGCATAATGCCACCAAATACAGTCAATGCTCCCTCGAGGAGAGAATCCGCCGGCATCTGTCCATTGAGTAAACTCTCATTTATCTTTCGCCAAATCACTCGACCCTGGCTTTTAGCTAAGAAAATTCCCAAGAATCCACTCACTAAAACTGCCAGAAGAACCACACCGACCCCAACAATTCCCCCCATGCGAATCAGCAGGATCAAATCAAAAATGGGCAATACAAATAGTAACAAAACTATCCAAGCAAACATTTACATCTCCAAGATTGCACTAACTGGACAATGATCCGAACCCAGCTGATCCCTTTGTATCTCTACAGATTGGACGCAACTCAAAAGCCCTTTGCTTACGCAAATATGATCTATTCTCCATCCTCGATTATCAGTCCGAGCCATTTTTTCACGATAAGACCACCAAGTGTACATACCCTTTTCCTCCGGATAAAACTTGGCTACCAGGTCAACAAAACCTAAATCTAAAAATCGTTCAAACCATTCTCTTTCTTCAGGTAAGAAGCCGCTCACCTGACTCAGTCTCACCGGATCAAACACATCAATATTGCGATAGGCCACAT includes the following:
- the speA gene encoding biosynthetic arginine decarboxylase, which gives rise to MPELKWRDKLNWSKEQSLQLYGIKNWGSGYFGLNESGNIEVSPQGTTGPKLDLFNLVQDLRERGIRSPILIRFPDIVKARIGLIAECFRKAINECGYKSHYRGVYPIKVNQQRHLVQEIVAFGQKTLLGLECGSKPELLVGLAMLDTPNALIICNGFKDWEYIETALLSRKMGKDTIVVVDRRSELDTILEVAKRLDIRPKIGLRTKLITQGSGRWVESSGARSKFGLTPSEIVNCVDKLKAEGMLDSLALLHYHIGSQIPSIQAVKASMKEGARLFTELYALGATPTYIDVGGGLGVDYDGSGKSESSTNYSEQEYANDIVSILQSVCDEKNVPHPHIVTESGRATVAHGAVLVFDVLGLNEVAKKDVSPVEKGKDSRLVEELWEIYQNLNEQNLNEFYNDLIEKKRDTLQLFTYGVLSLEQRAKAEDLCWAITTKMAQLAKRTGDDEIRYELEAELSDTYFCNFSVFQSLPDSWALGQIFPVMPIHRHTEKPDRRAVLVDLTCDSDGKIAEFIDVSTGDTQKYLEVHSLKESEPYYIGAFLCGAYQEILGDLHNLFGDTDTVHVSIHENGYNLDHVVEGDSVAEVLSFVEYNKSELVEKLRQFTEAAITEGRLTRQEARLLMKNYEVGLSGYTYLEDPE
- a CDS encoding ABC transporter permease subunit; the encoded protein is MIERYIQNELTLKRWRRFKQMRRSVVSIWVLGFLLFLSLTAEIWSNSKPIAMKYRGHLYFPVFKTYHPTEFGQTDIYVTNYRRLEMSFDDWVVWPLVRWDPLESNNGLASYPAPPTSQNWFGTDDRGRDVLSRLIYGFRYSIGFSVLAWFFSYFLGVIFGSIMGFMGGKSDLIGQRVVEVFESVPVFILLITLVSIFGAGLWTLVIFTSVFGWMLISLYVRAEFLKLRKREFVEAGRALGLSSWQVMFKHVLPNALGPILTFSPFSIAGNVYSLAALDYLGFGLPPPTPSWGELLQQANSYFTIAWWLAAFPSAAMIITLTVLNLIGEGVRNAFDPRHV
- a CDS encoding ABC transporter permease subunit, whose product is MLRYVVRRFFMMIPTLIGITLLSFAIINLAPGSPVEQKIMKMRFGGAMGGGGSNQTSELGVSSQVVEALKKQYGFDKPVYVRYGLWLKNIITLNFGESFSYEEPVTSVIASKFPVSLQFGIISLLMTYFVCVPLGIAKAIRDGSKFDVISSFFLMILYSIPPLILAILLRVYLAGGAFLDLFPLGDLYSDNYLEMGVWDQLIDRCRHFILPLICYVIGNFTVLTFLMKNSLLDEIRLDYVRTARAKGLAEKSVVYKHALRNALIPIATGLASFLGFFFAGSVVIEQVFNLDGMGLLSYKAALDRDYNVIMGLIFFQSILMLVGRFLSDLSYTLIDPRIDFS
- a CDS encoding peptide ABC transporter substrate-binding protein; this translates as MKIFILVLSAIGIFLTLGQAFATSNKIQNPILGNVKAPVGGTFYYVLQSEPEKLNPLTSTDNYSSQVSQFVIDGLMTTNVETNEMDPALAESYEEDPKGMWYVFHLRKNVKWHDGKPLTAKDVKFSFDAVADKDSKFDTAHIRPYFENIEKAEVVDEHTIKFSIKKKYFNNFKVLASGGFLSIVPEHIYGDVSQKNTKILIGSGPYQLEKYDKGKGILLKRNANWWGYTDPRYAGQFKWDKIQFRFIKEEMAQLARLEKGEIDLIPEITPEAYVQKTNHQPWGKTAIKKKVDHQGPRPYGFVGWNFSSPLFKERDVRIAMAHLMNRELMIEKFRFGLSLLATGPWYQQSPYANPSVKPILYNSDKAVALLKKQGWDDLDKDGILEKKIDGKLVPFKFTLMMASKDAEKYMTIYKEDLKKSGINMEIKLVEWNSFVKALDERKFDAVSLGWGGGSVDNDPKQIWHSESAQAGGSNFINYKNPEVDKLIDLGRQELDRAKRIKIYQEIYEKIADDAPYAFLFNNKSFLYAHTSKMKMEKPAYSFGVGIETWWIRKD
- a CDS encoding YkgJ family cysteine cluster protein yields the protein MSQKPWFAKGLKFECQGSGNCCISRGQYGFVYLTKEDRKRLAKILDLTTSAFVKKYCDKSDGFFHLKEIQNRPECVFLLKNKCKVYKARPTQCRTWPFWPETLSPKSWKKEVVNFCPGTNKGQVHSAHEIREQRDQQIECDRQLISERTFS
- a CDS encoding TraR/DksA family transcriptional regulator, with the translated sequence MHTRGGAKMSSLSGDLINKCKRKLLETKAELLNRVKEARMDLHTSEDRGGDEGDQTMRALAESEFLSMTERLRKQLMEIEIALSRIESGNYGICEETEEAIEPDRLLAIPWTRLSIEGAEIRESLRKKYAR
- a CDS encoding SH3 domain-containing protein; translated protein: MKWQAVVYFFCFVTSTAQGLCVKVVEANLRSSPDPNSPITWTVGKFTPLVRLEKKGAWYKVEDQNGDQHWVSARFVTTQYQCVSVRGKTANLRAGPGTEFPIAAYATADKYWPFKRIDRREDWYQVEDDFGNSFWVHDSAVWRPVTVSRIGF
- a CDS encoding FxsA family protein, which gives rise to MFAWIVLLLFVLPIFDLILLIRMGGIVGVGVVLLAVLVSGFLGIFLAKSQGRVIWRKINESLLNGQMPADSLLEGALTVFGGIMLVAPGFLTDFLGLFLLLPISRRVIVVLIKRSVESKVRSGEFKIYRASWDFRQEEKSSSVTSPHNRGEGEIIDISPIKLKENVDKN